A region of the Ranitomeya imitator isolate aRanImi1 chromosome 5, aRanImi1.pri, whole genome shotgun sequence genome:
gctccgctgcacgagcgcattcttcccggctccgctacacgagcgcattctccccggctccgctacacgagcgcattctccccggctccgctacacgagcgcattcttccTGGCATGACGGGTCAAGAGCATTACAGAGGGACAATTAGAACAGGTGAGTACATGGATGTTAGAGAATAACAGTAATACAGACAAGGAGTGAGAGCCTGGCCCCAGGAGCGACCCTCTGAGAACATGGCAATGCTACAGAGCCTTCACTAGACACCTGGACAGGCTTTATGGCTAAGGGACCGTTTTTGGAGCCAAAGTCCCCATCACTAGCACTTCTCACAGCTCCTCCTGTCCGCACTGCTTTTTGCCGAACACGCCAGAACACAGACTCCTCCTCATGGCCGCTCCGCTCCAGTCTCCCCTCATAGAGCGAAGCACAGAGGAGCAGCCGATTATTTCCGGCCTGGATTCCCGCGCGCTCAGCTGCACCACGCGAGAACTCACGCGACGGGAAGAGAACACAAACAGAACGTGACCATGACGTCACAAGTCCCAGCAGCGTTTGCGTTTCCGGCAGACGTCACTTCCGCTCTGCTCGCCATCCTTGTGTGTGGCGGAGTGCGTGAGGCGCCATGACGGACCGATACACCATCCACAGCCAGCTAGAGCATCTGCAGTCCAAGTACATCGGCACTGGCCATGCGGACACCACCAAGTGGGAGTGGCTGGTGAACCAGCACCGCGACTCGTACTGCTCCTACATGGGGCACTTCGACCTGCTCAACTACTTCGCCGTGGCCGAGAACGAGAGCAAGGCCCGGGTGCGATTCAACCTGATGGAGAAGATGCTGCAGCCGTGCGGACCGCCTGTGGACAAGCCGGACGACAACTAGTGCCGGGGACAGGCGGCCGTGGACTGGAGACTGAGAGCTGCCGATGCTTCTGCTGACTGCGCCATCCTCACGGTGACTGATAGCTGTCCATCCTCATGGTGACTGCTCCATCCTGGTGACTACTAGTGGTCCATGCTCCTTGACTGCTCCATGATCCCAGCAGTGGTCCATGCTCCTGGTGACTGATAGCTGTCCATTGTTCTGCTGACTGTGCCATGATCCCAGCAGTGGTCCATGCTCCTGGTGACTGATAGCTGTCCATTGTTCTGCTGACTGTGCCATGATCCCAGCAGTGGTCCATGCTCCTGGTGACTGATAGCTGTCCATTGTTCTGCTGACTGTGCCATGATCCCAGCAGTGGTCCATGCTCCTGGTGACTGATAGCTGTCCATTGTTCTGCTGACTGTGCCATGATCCCAGCAGTGGTCCATGCTCCTGGTGACTGATAGCTGTCCATTGTTCTGCTGACTGCGCCATGATCTCAGCAGTGGCCCTTCCTCCTGGTGACTGCTCCATCCTCCTGGTGACTGCTAGTGGTCTATGCTTTTGCTGACTCGTCCATCCTCCTGGTGACTGCACCATGATCCCAGCAGTGGTCCATCCTCCTGGTGACTGCTCCATGATCCCAGCAGTGGTCCATCCTCCTGGTGACTGCTCCATGATCCCAGCAGAGGTCCATGCTCCTGGTGACTGCACCATGATCCCAGCAGTGGTCCATGCTCCTGGTGACTGCACCATGATCCCAGCAGTGGTCCATGCTCCTGGTGACTGCACCATGATCCCAGCAGTGGTCCATGCTCCTGGTGACTGCGCCATGATCCCAGCAGTGGTCCATGCTCCTGGTGTAGCAGGACAGCAGCTCCACCGTACATGTCATCATTTCTCCTTTAGGAGTTCTTCACTTTTGATTGTGTCTTCAGGACATGGATTTTctctgttgattttttttattgtaataGACATGGATTTCTGCTCTAAGAGAAGTTAATTCTGCTCTATAGACCAGAAGGTCTCCCCTTTAATAAACAATTATGTTTCTTAATTGTCTTTATATATTTGTACTATTGGGTTTAAGTAAGTGGTATTGGGATCCCCCTCCTGAGCCTGTATAGCGGGCTTTACACCCAAGGTCTTATTTACAAGTGCAACTGTATAGTGATACAATTTCTAAAATGACCTGAGAAGCTGTTAGTTCCCATCACAATGCCCATGGCCCTCCACTTATCACCATTATGTGGGGAGACCATAGTCATGATCCTATGATGCACCAGGTTTTAGACTATTATTTAGGGCCGTACAAAAAAGAAATAAGAAAATGAATAAATAAGAAGAATGAACATAACTTATAGGTCCAAAAAATATGGAGAGGTATTATAGATTACTATTGCATCTTGGATATGGAGTGAACTAAAAATATATGTGGATAATAGAGGAATAAACACATAAAGCAATATAAACAGGTGTACGGTATATTTCatattcattccccacctatcaagctcagggaatataatacacacctggttatatgggatatgtgttcattcctctattatctacatatgcaggtgcatctcacaaaattagtaaATATAAGAAACAAACTTGGCTCTCAATTTTTTTCTAAAGAAGGATAAGGTTGTTTTTCACATCCTGACAAACAGATCAATTGCTGAACGTTTTCAGTTAAAACATGGACCTTCCTCAACATGAGGAAGGTCCATATTTGACCGAAAACGTTCAGCAATTGATCTGTTTGTCAGGATGTGAAATAAACAACCTTATCCTTCTTCAGAAAAAAATTGAGTGAGAAATTTATTTCTTATATTTATTGATACGGggtggagaccctacttgagcaccagcaTCCATCTTCTACAGATTGCCGTGTATCCTACattgtctcacaaaattagaacatcaaaaagttaatttttcagttcttcaatacaaaaagcgaaactcatgctttatagagtcattacaaacagaatgatctatttcaagtgtttatttctcttaactcacgtcatacgcgatcggccgcgctcacggggggagcgcggccactcgcggacgggtgtcagctgcctatcgcagctgacatccggcactatgtgccaggagcggttatggaccgcccccggcacattaaccctcggcacaccgcgatcaaacatgatcgcggtgtgcaagcggtatagggaagcatcgcgcagggagggggctccctgcgggcttccttgagacccctgcagcaacacaatgtgatcgcgttgctgcaagggtctcttacctctcctccatgcagcaggcctggatccaaaatggccacggcatccgggtcctgcagggagggaggtggcttaccaagtgcctgctcagagcaggcgcttggtaagcctgcagtcctgtaagtcagatcgctgatctgacagtgctctgcaaactgtgatgtcccccccccccccccccccgggacaaagtaaaaaaaaaaaaaaattcctaaataaaaaaaatatatatattattcccataaatacatttctttatctaaataaaaacaaacaaacaataaacgtacacatatttagtatcgctgcgtccgtaacgacccaacctataaaactgtcccactagttaaccccttcagtaaacaccataagaaaataaaaaagaggcaaaaaacaacgttttattatcataccgccgaacaaaaagtggaataacacgcgatcaaaaagacaaataaccatggtaccgctgaaaacatcttgtcccgcaaaaaacgagccgccatacagcatcatcagcaaaaaaataaaaaagttatagtcctgagaataaagcgatgccaaaataattattttttctataaaatagtttttatcgtataaaagcgccgaaacataaaaaaaaatataaatgagatatcgctgtaatcgtactgacccgaagaataaaactgctttatcaattttaccaaacgcggaacggtataaacgcctcccccaaaagaaattcatgaatagctggtttttggccattctgcctcacaaaaatcggaataaaaagcgatcaaaaaatgtcacgtgcccgaaaatgttaccaataaaaacgtcaaatcgtcccgcaaaaaacaagacctcacatgactctgtggactcaaatatggaaaaattatagctctcaaaatctggtaacacaaaaaatattttttgcaataaaaagcgtctttcagtgtgtgacggctgccaatcataaaaatccgctaaaaaacccactataaaagtaaatcaaaccccccttcatcacccctttagttagggaaaaatttaaaaaatgtatttccattttcccattagggttggggctagggttaaggctacagttagggttggggctaaagttagggttagggtttggattacatttacggttgggattagggttaggggtgtgtctgggttagaggtgtggttagggttactgttgggattagggttaggggtgtttttggattagggtttcagttataattggggggtttccactgtttaggcacatcaggggctctccaaacgcgacatggcgtccgatctcaattccagccaattctgctttgaaaaagtaaaatagtgctccttcccttccgagctctcccgtgtgcccaaacatatggggtatccgcgtactcaggtcaaattggacaacaacttttggggtccaatttctcctgttacccttgggaaaatacaaaactgggggctaaaaaataatttttgtgggaaaatttttttattttcacggctctgcgttataaactgtagtgaaacacttgggggttcaaagctctcgcaacacatctagatgagttccttagggggtctactttccaaaatggtgtcacttgtggggggtttctactgtttaggtacattaggggctctgcaaacgtaatgtgacgcctgcagaccattccatctaagtctgcattccaaatggcgctccttcccttccgagccctcccatgtgcccaaacggtggttcccccccacatatggggtatcagcctactcaggacaaattggacaacaacatttagggtccaatttctcctgatgcccttgggaaaatacaaaactgcgggctaaaaaataattttggggggaaatttttttttattttcatggctctgcattataaactgtagtgaaacacttgggggttgcaagttctcacaacacatctagataagttccttggggggtctattttccaatatggggtcacttgtggggggtttctactgtttaggtacattaaggcctctgcaaacgcaatgtgacgcctgcagaccattccatctaagtctgcattccaaatgatgctccttcccttccgagctctgccatgcgctcaaacagtggttcccccccacatatcgggtatcagtgtactcacgacaaattggacaacaatatttagggtccaatttctcctgttacctttggaaaaatacaaaactaggggctaaaaaataatttttgtggaaaaaaaatattttttatttgcacggctctgcgttataaactgtagtgaaacacttgggggttcaaagctctcacaacacatctagatgagttccttagggggtctactttccaaaatggtgtcacttgtggggagtttctactgtttaggcacattaggggctctgcaaacgcaatgtgacacctgcagaccattccatctaagtctgcattccaaatggcgctccttcccttccgagccctcccatgctcccaaacggaggtccccccccacatatggggtatcagcgtactcaggacaaattggacaacttttggggtccaatttctcctgttaccctcgggaaaattcaaaactgggggctaaaaaataatttttgtgggaaaaaatgtttgttttatttttacggctctgcattataaacttctgtgaagcccttggtgggtcaaagtgttcaccacacatctagataagttccttagggggtctactttccaaaatggtgtcacttgtggggggtttcaatgtttaggcacatcaatggctctccaaatgcaacatggcgtcccatctcaattcctgtcaattttgcattgaaaagtcaaatggcgctcattcccttccgagctctcccatgcgcccaaacagtggtttacccccacatatggggtatcagcgtactcaggacaaattgtacaacaacttttggggtccaatttcttctcttacccttgggaaaataaaaaattgggggcgaaaagataatttttgtgaaaaaatatgattatttttacggttctgcattataaacttatgtgacgcacttggtgggtcaaagtgctcaccacacctctatataatttccttggggggtctacgttccaaaatggtgtcacttgtggggggtttcaatgtttaggcacatcagtggctctccaaacccaacatggcgtcccatctcaattcgcattgaaaagtcaaatggcgctccttcgcttctgagctctgtcatgcgcccaaacagtggtttacccccacatatggggtatcagcgtactcaggacaaattgtacaacaacttttgctatccattttctcctgttacccttggtaaaataaaacaaattggagctgaagtaaattttttgtgaaaaaaattaaatgttcatttttatttatacattccaaaaattcctgtgaaacacctcaagggttaattaacttcttgaatgtggttttaagcaccttgaggggtgggtgcagttcttagaatggtgtcacacttgggtattttctatcatatagacccctcaaaatgacttcaaatgatttgtggtccctaaaaaaaatggtgttgtaaaaatgagaaattgctggtaaacttttaacccttataactccctaataaaaaaaaattttggttccaaaattatgctgatgtaaagtagacatgtgggatatgttacttaagtattttgtgtgacatatttctgtgatttaattgcataaaaattcaaagttggaaaattgcgaaatttttgccaaatttctgtttttttcacaaataaacgcaggtaatatcaaagaaattttaccactgtcatgaagtacaatatgtcatgagaaaacaatgtcagaatcactgggatccgttgaagcgttccagagttataacctcataaagggacagtggtcagaattgtaaaaattggcctggtcattaacgtgcaaaccacccttgttgataattatggcttacagccaatgaaaacccaaaagtcattatctcagtaaattaaaatactttctaccaccagcttgaaaaaatgattttacaatccaaaatgttggcctactgaaatgtacgttcgggtaactgcactcaatacttgatcggggcttcttttgcatcaattactgcatcaatgcggcgtggcatggagacagtcagcctgtggcactgctgaggtgttatggaagcccaggttgctttgatagcagccttcagctcgtctgcattgttgggtctggagtctcatcttcctcttgacaatacgccatagattctctatggggttaaggtcaggcgagcttgctggccaatcaagcacagtgatactgttgttttaaaaccaggtattggcaGTATGGAAAGGTGCCAAGCTCTGcttgagaattaaatttccatctccaaaaagcttgttggcagagagaAGCAATCAGCGCTGAGATATCATCtcccaagtagtgttgagcattccgatactgcaaatatctggtatcggccgatattcgctgtatcggaattccgataccgagttccaatacttttgcgatatcggataccggaatcggaagttcccatagtgcaatgatgcactataatggagtgtgggcggtgcgtgggtggagactgcgtgtctgtgcgggcggggtctgtgcgtgcctgtcggggatctgtgcgggcctgcctggggctctgcgtgcctgccgggggctctgtgcgggctgccggtggtttgtgcgtgcctgccgggggctctgtgcgggctgccggggctctgtgcgggctgccaggatctgtgcgggctgccgggtgtatgcgtgcctgccggggctctgcgtgCCTGCCAGGTGctctgcgtgcctgccgggggctctgtgcgggctgctgggggctctgtgcgggcctgccggaggcTCTGCGGGCTGTCGGATCTCtgcgggctgtcaggggtctgcgtgcctgccgggggctctgtgcgggttgccaGGGGCTCTTTGCGGGTTGCcagggactctgtgcgggctgccaggggctctgtgctggctggcGGAGCTCTGCGGCTGCCGGGGatctgcgtgactgccgggggctctctgTGGGCTGCCGTGGGTCTGCGTGCCTGATGGCGGgctggcggggctctgtgcagggctgccgggggctctgtgcgggctgccggggctctgcaggctgccgggggtctgtgcgtgcctgccgggggctctgtgtgggctgccggggctctgtgcgggctgcctggggtctgtgcgtgactgtcgggggatctgtgcgggctgcgggggctctgcgggctgccgggggtctgtgcatgcctgccgggggctctgcgtgcctgccggggtctgcgggctgccggggtctctgtgcgggctgcgggggctctgtgcgggctgccgggggctctgcgtgcctgccgggggctctgtgcgggctgccggggctctgtgtgggctgccggtggtctgtgcatGCGTGATTgcgtgatccctaatcacatgccacggccgtgacgccgcacagtctgaagaaggtggaaggagatgagtgagaggcaaagatatgcactgcgcatgcccatgaatcccagctccgcagtgtcttctgatatatttacactgcggggctgagattcatggtcttgcgcagtgcatatcttcgcctctcactcatcttccgccttcttcagactgtgcggtgtcagctgatccctaatcacatgctatggccatgacgccgcacagtctgaagatggcggaaggagatgagtgagaggcgaagatatgcactgcgcatgcccatgaatcccagccccacagtgtctcttgatttattcacactgcggggctgggattcatggccttgtgcagtgcatatcttcgcctctcatctccttccgccttcagattgtgcggcgtcagctgatccctaatcacatgccacggccgtaatgccgcacagtctgaagaaggcggaaggagatgagggagaggcgaagatatacactgtgcatgcccatgaatcccagccccgcagtgtcttttggttcacactgcggggctgggattcatggccttgcgcagtgcaaatcttcgcctctcactcatctccttccaccttcttcagactgtgcggcgtcagctgatccctaaccacatgccacggccgtgatgccgcacagtcagaagaaggcggaaggagaagagtgagaggcgaagatatgcactgcgcatgcccatgaatcccagccccgcagtgtcttttgatttattcacactgcggggctgggattcatggccttgcgcagtgcatatcttcgcctctcactcatctcctgccttcttcagactatgcgccgtcagctgatccctaatcacatgccacgtccgtgacgcctcacagtctgaagaaggcggaaggagatgagtgagaggcgaagatatgcactgcacatgcccatgaatcctagccccacagtgtgaataaatcagaagacactgcgaggcgggatctcgggcagcgcgcccACAGAAgtt
Encoded here:
- the SF3B5 gene encoding splicing factor 3B subunit 5, translated to MTDRYTIHSQLEHLQSKYIGTGHADTTKWEWLVNQHRDSYCSYMGHFDLLNYFAVAENESKARVRFNLMEKMLQPCGPPVDKPDDN